One genomic region from Candidatus Chlorobium masyuteum encodes:
- the mtgA gene encoding monofunctional biosynthetic peptidoglycan transglycosylase, with product MRFIRAIIIIFLVMFVADIARYFVYPDVGRLVDENPAKTAFMEDREAEWLQEGLLDKKIRQRWVPLKKISPNLVKAVLIAEDDKFWQHGGFDYQAIERAIEKNILAKKFKMGGSTISQQLAKNLYLSASKNPVRKIKEAILTWRIEKTLSKRRILELYVNVAEWGDGIFGIGEASRHYYGVAPSGLSGQQAAKLASVLPNPIRYSPVGSSPYVRARSRIIYAIMQRRGIIVPGYQEVMSLPADTTAVDSVVVGIPESLINDVLSADSSATDQGGADGGSGEGTSGVPPAENSGKPKTP from the coding sequence ATGAGATTTATCAGAGCAATCATCATCATTTTTCTGGTGATGTTCGTTGCCGATATTGCCCGTTACTTTGTCTATCCCGATGTCGGCAGACTGGTTGATGAGAACCCGGCGAAAACCGCTTTTATGGAGGATCGGGAAGCCGAGTGGCTTCAGGAGGGACTGTTAGATAAAAAGATCCGCCAGAGGTGGGTTCCCCTGAAAAAAATCTCGCCGAATCTTGTCAAGGCGGTGCTGATTGCCGAAGACGACAAGTTCTGGCAGCATGGAGGGTTTGATTACCAGGCAATCGAGCGGGCTATCGAAAAAAACATTCTGGCCAAAAAATTCAAGATGGGCGGCAGTACCATAAGTCAGCAGCTGGCCAAGAATCTCTATCTCTCGGCATCAAAAAATCCGGTACGCAAGATCAAGGAGGCCATTCTTACCTGGAGAATCGAAAAAACACTCTCCAAACGGAGGATTCTGGAGCTCTACGTCAATGTTGCCGAATGGGGTGACGGTATTTTCGGCATCGGCGAAGCCTCCCGTCACTACTACGGCGTGGCTCCCTCCGGGTTATCGGGACAGCAGGCAGCAAAGCTTGCCTCGGTACTGCCGAACCCGATCAGGTACTCCCCGGTGGGGTCATCGCCATACGTTCGTGCCCGTTCCAGAATCATCTATGCCATCATGCAGCGGAGGGGCATTATAGTTCCCGGCTATCAGGAGGTTATGTCGCTTCCTGCGGATACCACTGCGGTTGATTCTGTTGTAGTCGGTATTCCCGAAAGTCTTATTAATGATGTGCTGTCGGCGGATAGCAGCGCAACCGATCAAGGTGGTGCTGACGGGGGATCGGGAGAAGGCACTTCAGGTGTACCCCCTGCTGAAAATAGCGGCAAGCCGAAAACTCCCTGA
- the rd gene encoding rubredoxin, which yields MEKWVCIPCGYIYDPEVGDPDSGIEPGTSFENIPDDWVCPVCGVDKTLFEPLSEQRGR from the coding sequence ATGGAAAAGTGGGTCTGTATACCATGCGGCTACATCTATGATCCTGAAGTTGGTGATCCCGACAGCGGCATTGAACCTGGAACATCCTTTGAAAACATACCTGATGACTGGGTCTGCCCGGTTTGCGGTGTGGATAAAACACTCTTCGAACCGCTGAGCGAACAGCGGGGCAGGTAG
- the ribB gene encoding 3,4-dihydroxy-2-butanone-4-phosphate synthase has protein sequence MNQILARKYGDSFERVERALTALREGKGVLVADSPDRENEADLIYSTEYLTVSQMALLIRECSGIVCLCMTDEKVRSLELPMMVANNTSGFQTAFTVSIEAAEGVTTGVSAADRVHTVKAASALNALPSDLRRPGHIFPLRARAGGVLERPGHTEGTVDLMRLAGLNPCGVLCELTNPDGTMANMEETIVFAEKHGYPVLTIEDVIAYRERMELKEQVA, from the coding sequence ATGAATCAGATTCTTGCCCGTAAGTATGGAGACTCTTTTGAGCGTGTTGAGCGTGCTCTAACTGCCCTTCGTGAAGGTAAGGGGGTGCTTGTTGCCGACTCTCCGGATCGTGAAAACGAAGCCGATCTTATTTATTCTACCGAATACCTTACCGTATCCCAGATGGCACTGCTCATAAGGGAGTGCAGCGGCATTGTCTGCCTCTGCATGACGGACGAGAAAGTGCGCTCGCTTGAGCTGCCCATGATGGTGGCCAACAACACCAGTGGTTTTCAGACCGCCTTCACCGTCTCCATCGAAGCGGCGGAAGGTGTTACAACGGGGGTTTCCGCTGCCGACCGGGTCCATACGGTAAAAGCGGCCTCTGCGCTGAATGCCCTTCCCTCCGATCTTCGCCGACCGGGTCATATCTTCCCTCTCAGGGCAAGGGCGGGCGGCGTGCTTGAGCGCCCCGGTCACACTGAAGGCACGGTTGACCTCATGCGCCTCGCCGGGCTCAACCCCTGCGGAGTTCTCTGCGAACTCACCAACCCCGACGGCACCATGGCCAACATGGAGGAGACTATTGTTTTCGCCGAAAAACACGGCTATCCGGTGCTCACCATTGAGGATGTTATTGCCTACAGGGAACGGATGGAGCTTAAGGAGCAGGTTGCCTGA
- a CDS encoding addiction module protein — translation MNAELTDIRRKVLALPMKARAELAEQLLASLDEADGQEIEDIWIDEAEERYQAYLKGEITARPFADVLREAKEKLR, via the coding sequence ATGAATGCAGAATTGACGGATATCAGACGCAAAGTTCTTGCTCTGCCAATGAAAGCCCGAGCAGAGCTTGCCGAGCAACTGCTTGCAAGTCTGGATGAAGCTGATGGTCAGGAAATTGAGGATATATGGATTGATGAGGCAGAGGAGCGCTATCAGGCCTATTTGAAAGGAGAGATTACGGCGCGACCCTTTGCTGATGTACTTCGGGAGGCTAAAGAAAAACTAAGGTGA
- a CDS encoding type II toxin-antitoxin system RelE/ParE family toxin, with amino-acid sequence MKKVRLLKPAENELFDAMFYYERQADGLGFDFAVCINEAAARIEKNPEAYPETRNRVRRCLVRRFPFALLHKILPDELLILAVMHLKRHPSYWVSRLS; translated from the coding sequence GTGAAAAAAGTCCGCCTTCTTAAACCCGCAGAAAATGAGCTGTTTGATGCAATGTTTTATTATGAACGTCAAGCAGATGGTCTTGGTTTCGATTTTGCAGTTTGCATAAATGAAGCTGCTGCCCGTATAGAAAAAAATCCGGAAGCATATCCTGAAACCAGAAATAGAGTGCGGAGATGCCTTGTTCGCCGGTTTCCTTTTGCTCTTTTGCACAAGATACTACCTGATGAGTTGCTGATTCTTGCTGTAATGCACTTGAAACGGCATCCTTCCTATTGGGTTAGCAGATTGTCGTGA
- a CDS encoding CopG family transcriptional regulator: MKSSIKYTDEPIGELKVVKDFLPSPEQLILKEENVKITIALKKSSVDFFKSEAKKHHTSYHGMIRELVDWYAVQNTKSA, translated from the coding sequence ATGAAGAGTAGTATTAAATATACAGATGAGCCGATTGGTGAATTAAAGGTGGTTAAAGACTTTCTGCCTTCACCTGAGCAATTGATCCTGAAGGAGGAGAACGTCAAGATTACGATAGCACTGAAAAAATCAAGTGTGGACTTCTTCAAGAGTGAAGCAAAGAAACACCATACCTCCTATCATGGTATGATAAGAGAACTCGTAGACTGGTACGCAGTCCAGAACACCAAAAGCGCATAA
- a CDS encoding addiction module antidote protein, translating into MAKTVTTKYDVSEHLRTPEEMAAYLEMCMEEANGDTAFIAKALGDIARAKGMTQVARDAGLSRESLYKALSGERSPGFDTILKVIRALGLKLHAEAASAIN; encoded by the coding sequence ATGGCGAAAACTGTGACGACAAAATATGATGTATCGGAGCACCTTCGTACTCCGGAGGAGATGGCTGCTTATCTGGAGATGTGCATGGAAGAGGCAAATGGTGATACAGCGTTTATTGCGAAGGCATTGGGGGATATTGCAAGAGCAAAAGGTATGACACAGGTAGCGCGGGATGCGGGTTTGTCTCGGGAGAGTCTCTACAAGGCCCTTTCAGGTGAACGCAGTCCGGGATTTGATACCATTCTTAAAGTAATACGTGCCCTCGGATTGAAATTGCATGCAGAAGCCGCATCTGCAATAAATTAA
- a CDS encoding Glu/Leu/Phe/Val family dehydrogenase encodes MSIRVPMPDPFKTAQNQLDEAAAIIRLDPAAHELLRCPMRELHVTMPVKMDNGTTKVFRGFRVQHNDARGPNKGGIRFHPDETINTVRALATWMTWKTALLDIPLGGGKGGVICDPKTMSAGELERLSRAYIRQVGRILGPEKDIPAPDVYTTPQIMAWMADEYAFMQGNNEFGVITGKPIALGGSAGRGDATARGGIYCVREAATALGINLTGAAAAILGYGNAGSSAHKLAVELLGMMVIAVSDSKGCIYNAEGLDYNAVKTHKEKTGTVTGFPGSSAISNEELLALDVTVLFPAALESVITETNTSNIRAKIIAELANGPTTPEADPILYNKGIHIIPDLLCNAGGVTVSYFEMVQNAYGYYWEEDEVHLRLEKKMKAAFQSVHKTAQQYKVHNRLAAYIVAVERVAEAMKLRGWY; translated from the coding sequence ATGTCTATTCGCGTCCCAATGCCCGACCCGTTTAAAACCGCTCAAAATCAGCTTGATGAAGCCGCGGCAATAATAAGGCTTGATCCGGCTGCGCACGAACTTCTCCGCTGCCCGATGCGGGAACTGCATGTCACCATGCCGGTCAAAATGGACAACGGCACTACAAAAGTGTTTCGTGGCTTCCGGGTGCAGCACAACGATGCGAGGGGGCCAAACAAGGGAGGTATCCGCTTTCATCCCGATGAGACCATCAATACCGTCCGGGCACTCGCAACCTGGATGACCTGGAAAACAGCACTCCTCGACATTCCGCTCGGTGGAGGCAAGGGCGGAGTGATCTGCGATCCGAAAACCATGTCGGCGGGTGAACTTGAACGGTTGTCACGCGCCTATATCCGCCAGGTTGGTCGGATTCTTGGCCCGGAGAAAGATATACCTGCTCCCGATGTTTACACAACACCGCAAATCATGGCATGGATGGCTGATGAGTACGCCTTCATGCAGGGGAACAACGAATTCGGAGTAATCACCGGAAAACCGATCGCACTTGGAGGCTCTGCCGGACGGGGTGACGCAACGGCACGGGGCGGTATCTACTGTGTCCGTGAAGCCGCTACAGCGCTTGGCATCAACCTCACAGGAGCGGCAGCCGCTATACTGGGATATGGCAATGCCGGCTCCTCTGCACATAAACTGGCCGTTGAGTTGCTCGGCATGATGGTAATTGCTGTTTCAGACTCGAAAGGATGCATTTACAATGCTGAAGGTCTTGACTATAACGCAGTCAAAACACATAAAGAGAAAACTGGCACAGTCACCGGCTTTCCCGGATCCTCCGCAATCTCCAATGAAGAGCTGCTTGCGCTTGATGTGACGGTGCTCTTTCCCGCCGCACTCGAATCGGTAATTACCGAAACCAATACTTCGAATATCCGTGCGAAAATCATCGCGGAACTGGCAAACGGCCCGACAACTCCGGAGGCCGACCCTATATTATATAATAAAGGGATTCACATCATCCCGGATCTGCTCTGCAACGCCGGAGGAGTCACCGTCTCATACTTCGAAATGGTTCAGAACGCCTACGGCTACTACTGGGAAGAGGATGAGGTGCATTTACGCCTCGAAAAAAAGATGAAAGCCGCCTTCCAGAGCGTGCACAAAACAGCACAGCAATACAAGGTACACAACCGCCTTGCTGCATATATCGTCGCCGTCGAACGGGTTGCGGAGGCGATGAAGCTGAGAGGATGGTATTAG
- the dapF gene encoding diaminopimelate epimerase, translated as MEITFSKLSGAGNDFIVIDNRSLSIHLATRQIRDLCTRRTGIGADGLILIEPSERYDFSMNYYNSDGLLGSMCGNGGRCAVWFAHTIGVHFSSANGCTFEANGNRYVAVVTGPETVQLRMLAPENFRTGIALEGLTCHSVNTGSPHIIIYTSDLESASVTGTGRTIRHRTDEFPGGTNVNFIEITSPDSLSIRTFERGVEDETLACGTGAVAAALMSRKLGKVESCNIRVTVKSGDILEVRFDEAMQEVYLTGPAKIVYRGTITIA; from the coding sequence ATGGAAATCACCTTCAGCAAACTCTCGGGAGCAGGCAATGACTTTATTGTTATCGACAACCGCTCTCTTTCGATACATCTTGCTACCCGTCAGATAAGGGATCTCTGTACCAGGAGAACCGGTATTGGTGCCGACGGGCTTATTCTCATTGAGCCTTCAGAGCGCTATGACTTCAGCATGAACTATTACAATTCCGACGGCCTGTTGGGCTCAATGTGCGGCAACGGCGGGCGGTGCGCGGTCTGGTTCGCCCACACCATCGGCGTACACTTTTCATCTGCTAACGGTTGCACCTTTGAAGCCAACGGAAATCGCTATGTCGCCGTTGTGACCGGGCCGGAAACCGTTCAGCTCCGCATGCTCGCACCCGAAAACTTCAGAACCGGTATTGCTCTTGAAGGGCTCACCTGCCACTCGGTCAATACCGGCTCTCCGCATATTATTATATATACTTCAGACCTCGAAAGCGCCAGTGTCACAGGAACAGGCCGAACCATCAGGCACAGAACCGACGAGTTCCCCGGAGGCACCAATGTCAATTTTATCGAGATTACCTCTCCCGACTCTCTTTCGATTCGCACCTTTGAGCGCGGGGTTGAGGATGAAACCCTCGCCTGCGGAACCGGAGCAGTAGCCGCAGCACTCATGAGCCGAAAACTGGGCAAGGTGGAGAGCTGCAACATCAGGGTAACGGTAAAAAGCGGCGACATCCTTGAAGTCCGTTTCGACGAAGCGATGCAGGAGGTCTACCTTACCGGTCCGGCAAAGATTGTCTACAGAGGCACCATCACGATTGCATAA
- a CDS encoding photosystem I reaction center subunit IX: MAEQVNPAGVKPKGTVPPPKGNAPSPKGNGAPGAPSVIKEQDASKMRRFLFQRTETRSTKWYQIFDTDKVDDEQVVGAHLALLGVLGFLMAIYYISGIQVFPWGAPGFHDSWFYLTIKPRMVSLGIDTYSTKTDDLAFAGQNLLAWAGYHLLAGSVLIFGGWRHWTHNLTNPFTGRAGNFRDFRFLGKFGDVVFSGTSAKSYKDALGPHAVYMSLLFLGWGLVMWFILGFAPIPDFQTINAETFMSFIFAVIFFSLGIYWWNNPPNAATHLNDDMKAAFSVHLTAIGYINIALGCIAFVAFQQPSFAAYYKHLDTLAFYIYGEPFNRVSYNFVQEGGRIISGSKEFVDFPAFAILPKNGSTFGMARTVINLITFNHIICGVLYVFAGVYHGGQYLLKIQLNGLYSQIKSVFVAKGRDQEVQVKILGTVMALCFSTMLSVYAVIVWNTICELNMFGTNILMSFYWLKPLPIFQWMFTDPSINDWVMVHVIVAGSLFSLIALVRIAFFSHTSPLWDDLGLKKNSYSFPCLGPVYGGTCGVSIQDQLWFAMLWGIKGLSAVCWYIDGAWIASMMYGVPAADAKAWDSVAGLAHHYSAGIFYYFWTETVNIFSSSHLSTILMIGHLIWFISFAVWFEDRGSRLEGADIQTRTIRWLGKKFLNRDVAFRFPVLTISDSKMAGTFLYFGGVFILVFLFIGNGFYQTDSPLPPQVGDAAVSGQVLLTQVVDYLMKLVA; the protein is encoded by the coding sequence ATGGCTGAACAAGTGAATCCGGCCGGAGTCAAGCCAAAGGGCACAGTCCCACCTCCCAAGGGGAATGCTCCTTCTCCAAAGGGGAACGGCGCTCCAGGCGCTCCATCCGTTATCAAGGAGCAGGATGCTTCAAAAATGAGAAGATTTCTGTTCCAGCGAACAGAGACTCGTAGCACCAAGTGGTATCAGATTTTTGATACCGACAAGGTTGATGATGAGCAGGTAGTGGGTGCTCACCTTGCCCTGCTTGGAGTTCTGGGTTTTCTCATGGCCATCTACTACATTTCCGGCATTCAGGTTTTTCCATGGGGTGCACCGGGATTTCATGACAGCTGGTTCTATCTTACCATCAAGCCGAGAATGGTCTCTCTCGGTATTGATACCTACAGCACCAAAACCGACGATCTTGCGTTTGCCGGACAGAATCTGCTCGCCTGGGCAGGGTATCACCTGCTGGCCGGTTCCGTTCTGATTTTCGGCGGATGGCGTCACTGGACCCACAACCTCACCAATCCGTTTACCGGTCGTGCCGGTAACTTCCGCGACTTCCGCTTTCTCGGCAAGTTCGGCGATGTGGTTTTCAGCGGAACAAGCGCCAAATCCTACAAGGATGCGCTCGGACCTCATGCGGTTTACATGTCGCTGCTCTTCCTCGGCTGGGGTCTTGTGATGTGGTTTATCCTTGGCTTTGCTCCGATTCCTGATTTTCAGACGATCAATGCCGAGACCTTTATGTCGTTCATCTTTGCGGTAATCTTTTTCTCTCTTGGTATCTACTGGTGGAACAACCCTCCGAATGCAGCCACCCATCTCAATGATGATATGAAGGCCGCATTCTCGGTACACCTTACAGCAATCGGCTATATCAACATTGCTCTTGGTTGTATCGCCTTCGTTGCTTTCCAGCAGCCATCATTTGCCGCATACTACAAACACCTTGACACACTTGCTTTCTATATTTATGGAGAGCCATTCAACAGGGTGAGCTACAACTTTGTTCAGGAGGGCGGCAGAATCATCTCCGGCTCGAAAGAGTTTGTTGATTTTCCTGCTTTTGCAATTCTTCCGAAGAATGGATCTACTTTCGGTATGGCAAGAACCGTGATCAACCTGATCACCTTCAACCATATTATCTGCGGTGTGCTCTATGTCTTTGCCGGTGTTTATCATGGTGGCCAGTATCTCCTTAAAATCCAGCTTAACGGCCTCTACAGCCAGATCAAGTCTGTCTTTGTCGCCAAGGGTCGTGATCAGGAGGTCCAGGTCAAGATTCTCGGAACAGTCATGGCACTCTGTTTTTCAACCATGCTCTCCGTTTATGCTGTTATCGTCTGGAACACCATCTGTGAACTGAATATGTTCGGTACGAACATTCTGATGTCGTTCTACTGGCTGAAACCACTTCCGATTTTCCAGTGGATGTTCACTGATCCAAGTATCAATGACTGGGTTATGGTTCACGTTATTGTTGCAGGTTCGCTTTTCTCATTGATCGCGCTTGTTCGTATTGCATTTTTCTCGCACACATCACCACTGTGGGATGATCTTGGTCTCAAGAAGAACTCCTACTCCTTCCCCTGTCTTGGCCCGGTCTATGGCGGTACATGCGGTGTATCGATCCAGGATCAGCTCTGGTTTGCAATGTTGTGGGGAATCAAGGGTCTTTCTGCAGTCTGCTGGTATATCGATGGTGCATGGATTGCATCAATGATGTATGGTGTTCCTGCGGCCGATGCAAAAGCATGGGACTCTGTTGCCGGACTTGCCCATCACTATTCAGCTGGTATCTTCTACTACTTCTGGACAGAGACGGTCAACATCTTCTCAAGCTCGCATCTTTCGACGATTCTGATGATCGGTCATCTGATCTGGTTTATCAGCTTTGCCGTATGGTTTGAAGATCGCGGTTCCCGTCTTGAAGGTGCTGATATCCAGACCAGAACTATCCGCTGGCTTGGAAAGAAGTTTCTCAACCGTGATGTTGCGTTCCGCTTCCCGGTACTGACGATTTCAGACTCGAAGATGGCAGGTACATTCCTTTATTTCGGCGGTGTATTTATCCTTGTCTTCCTGTTTATCGGAAACGGATTCTATCAGACTGACTCCCCTCTGCCTCCGCAGGTTGGTGATGCAGCGGTATCAGGTCAGGTTCTTCTTACACAGGTTGTTGACTATCTGATGAAGCTGGTCGCCTGA
- a CDS encoding indolepyruvate ferredoxin oxidoreductase subunit alpha has protein sequence MADPVQQPDISSVPASKAKPAPPKAAAPAAKQAEAKPKAPAPKQVGKPRLEPLNVNLGRTGIASESLQPIKKAAAKPAPGAAPAAPAAKGAPGAKPAAPAAKGAPAVPGAKPVPGAKPAAPAAKGAPSAPGAKPAAPAAPAAKAAPRAKSHYFIIENLCVGCGLCLDKCPPKVQAIGYKFYGDVQEGGFRAYIDQDACISCSACFSSDECPAAALIEVLPDGEVLDYKFTPPERLDFDLRFLHRFHRESS, from the coding sequence ATGGCCGATCCTGTACAACAGCCAGATATATCGTCAGTGCCAGCCTCAAAGGCCAAGCCAGCTCCGCCGAAGGCGGCAGCTCCGGCAGCAAAACAGGCTGAGGCAAAACCAAAAGCACCTGCGCCGAAGCAGGTTGGAAAGCCAAGGCTTGAACCGCTTAATGTCAATCTTGGAAGAACCGGTATTGCTTCGGAATCTCTTCAGCCGATAAAGAAGGCAGCAGCGAAACCGGCTCCGGGCGCAGCACCTGCAGCTCCGGCAGCAAAAGGTGCTCCGGGCGCAAAACCGGCAGCCCCTGCCGCAAAAGGGGCACCGGCCGTACCTGGAGCCAAGCCGGTTCCTGGAGCAAAACCTGCTGCACCTGCAGCTAAAGGTGCTCCTTCAGCACCGGGAGCCAAACCCGCAGCACCTGCAGCTCCGGCAGCCAAAGCTGCACCAAGGGCGAAATCCCATTATTTTATTATCGAGAACCTCTGTGTCGGTTGCGGTCTCTGCCTTGACAAGTGTCCACCAAAAGTTCAGGCTATCGGGTACAAGTTTTACGGGGATGTTCAGGAAGGAGGTTTCAGGGCCTATATTGACCAGGATGCCTGTATCTCCTGCTCTGCCTGTTTCTCTTCTGATGAATGCCCTGCTGCGGCATTGATAGAGGTGCTTCCTGACGGTGAAGTTCTTGACTATAAATTCACCCCTCCGGAGCGACTTGATTTCGATCTGCGCTTCCTTCACCGTTTTCACAGGGAGTCGAGTTAG